In one window of Candidatus Cloacimonadota bacterium DNA:
- the gap gene encoding type I glyceraldehyde-3-phosphate dehydrogenase: protein MKHIAINGFGRIGRLVFRELFEREGFEIVAINDLTNAKTLAHLLKFDSVHGQFKHDVIVKDNAILVDGKEIKIFAEKEPENLPWQALNIDLVVESTGVFRTREEAAKHLTAGAKKVIISAPAKDEVDATIVLGVNDEILQADHEIVSNASCTTNCLAPVMKVITDNFEVESAFMTTIHSYTGDQRLLDFPHSDLRRARAAAVNIVPTTTGAASATGKVIPILQGKIDGMAVRVPTPNGSLVDLTITLKTETTKDTINNLMERAAETNLKGILEYSEQPLVSTDIIGNPASSIFDSNCTMVNGKAVKILSWYDNEWGYSCRVVDLIERLTSLE, encoded by the coding sequence ATGAAACATATAGCAATAAATGGTTTTGGAAGAATCGGACGTTTAGTTTTCAGAGAATTATTTGAAAGAGAAGGTTTTGAGATTGTTGCAATAAACGATCTTACAAATGCCAAAACATTGGCTCATCTTCTCAAATTTGATTCTGTCCACGGTCAATTCAAACATGATGTAATAGTAAAAGACAATGCCATCCTGGTAGATGGAAAAGAGATAAAAATCTTTGCCGAAAAAGAACCGGAAAATCTGCCCTGGCAAGCCTTGAATATCGATCTGGTAGTAGAATCTACAGGTGTTTTCCGTACAAGAGAAGAAGCAGCAAAACATTTAACGGCCGGTGCCAAGAAAGTCATCATTTCTGCTCCTGCCAAAGATGAAGTCGATGCAACAATTGTTCTGGGAGTGAACGATGAAATCCTGCAGGCAGACCATGAAATTGTGTCAAATGCATCTTGCACAACAAACTGTCTTGCTCCGGTTATGAAGGTCATCACCGATAACTTTGAAGTTGAATCTGCTTTTATGACAACGATCCATTCGTACACCGGTGACCAGCGTCTTCTGGATTTTCCACACAGCGATCTCAGACGCGCTCGTGCTGCAGCTGTAAATATTGTTCCAACTACTACAGGAGCCGCTTCTGCTACAGGAAAAGTAATTCCCATCTTACAGGGAAAAATCGATGGAATGGCTGTTCGAGTTCCAACTCCAAATGGCTCACTTGTAGATCTGACGATCACCCTGAAGACAGAAACCACAAAAGATACGATAAATAATTTGATGGAAAGAGCAGCAGAAACCAATTTGAAAGGAATCTTGGAATATTCAGAACAACCTCTGGTTTCCACCGATATCATCGGTAATCCCGCTTCTTCGATTTTTGATTCGAATTGCACCATGGTAAATGGTAAAGCAGTAAAAATCCTGAGCTGGTACGATAATGAATGGGGTTATTCTTGTCGCGTGGTAGATCTTATTGAAAGACTTACTTCTTTGGAATAA
- a CDS encoding T9SS type A sorting domain-containing protein — protein sequence MKKIIILILVSLFLTGLLFSNTLNIVQYEPDSVFNGSNRDDTVIFIEDFENGIPLNWSSEDVTDPGSYWFTSPYNAFGEEGSSWRMADTFTGNNGGYLDGWYQVLDTPIISLPGSGNMVLSFEQYRAIEEPGNYENFDGWDGLNVRIRLAGQDYENAEILTNCNPAYNCNSLYGFGEIHGEDPDGDPGIPGWGGSTAWQSTEVVIPTEYHGENVIISFAFASDENTSTATNPDFSGIFIDEIDVAGVFYNDGESTAGFNGFTNTPIGGDLWHAFTQNGNSAAGCFDVETNLYNSNMKNYLTTGSVFLPADSEIYVDLLLQTALDDSLFPDCDYFSVEVSYYENDEWSNWNSISNPTGDPNLLNVVFTGSVDNWTLLSEGWAGYNDLSAIAGQYAKFRLGFHSNGNTPSGFGIKIDDFKITASSYAGMPPSDLVAILLNDYYVQLYWGMAGTAPLEFNIYRKLENNEFEFIASSTDVNFIDNDPFENEINIYAVTAVFAEGESDFSNLERIFVPNQSAEILQHDDGTVETGILLLNLQKAAVLFEPDFSSGNVSFTHLQIYLDSISDGPLVISAWQNDNDLPDTELTGFPISIDADELQLGWNTIEIPSNAVQEFSSGSFFAGYIQFVNSPQIGLDEDSSGFSYDNANGWNMISSGELMIRTIVDTAPVNPTSNDPLIPVDDIQLSNYPNPFNPTTTISFNLVSEKFVELDIYNTKGQLVRNLIKQNLPAGNQQIIWQGKNNFGQAVGSGVYYYKIRIENIEKNKKMLLMK from the coding sequence ATGAAAAAAATAATTATATTGATTTTAGTGAGCCTGTTTCTGACAGGCTTACTTTTTAGTAATACGTTGAACATCGTGCAGTATGAACCCGATAGTGTATTTAACGGCTCCAATCGGGATGATACTGTAATTTTTATAGAAGATTTTGAAAACGGAATTCCACTGAACTGGAGTTCCGAAGACGTAACCGATCCCGGCTCCTACTGGTTTACAAGTCCTTACAACGCTTTTGGCGAGGAAGGCAGTTCCTGGCGCATGGCCGACACCTTTACAGGCAATAACGGCGGTTATCTGGACGGCTGGTATCAAGTTTTAGATACACCGATAATCAGCTTACCAGGTTCGGGAAACATGGTTCTCAGTTTCGAGCAATATCGCGCGATCGAGGAACCAGGTAATTACGAAAATTTCGATGGCTGGGATGGCTTGAACGTTCGTATCCGTCTTGCAGGTCAGGATTATGAAAATGCCGAAATTTTGACCAATTGTAATCCAGCTTACAATTGCAACAGCTTATATGGATTTGGTGAAATTCATGGTGAAGATCCCGACGGAGATCCCGGAATTCCCGGCTGGGGCGGATCTACCGCATGGCAAAGCACCGAAGTAGTGATCCCCACAGAATATCATGGTGAAAATGTTATCATCAGTTTTGCATTTGCGTCCGACGAAAACACTTCCACTGCCACCAATCCCGATTTTTCCGGTATCTTTATCGATGAAATAGATGTAGCTGGTGTTTTTTATAACGATGGCGAATCAACTGCCGGTTTCAACGGCTTCACCAATACACCGATCGGCGGCGATCTGTGGCATGCATTTACGCAAAATGGAAATTCTGCCGCTGGATGCTTTGATGTTGAAACTAATTTATACAATTCCAACATGAAAAACTATCTGACAACAGGCTCAGTATTTCTTCCTGCCGATTCAGAGATCTATGTAGATTTGCTATTGCAAACAGCTCTTGATGACTCGCTCTTTCCCGATTGTGATTATTTTTCGGTGGAAGTGAGTTATTATGAAAATGACGAGTGGTCAAATTGGAATTCCATTTCCAATCCAACTGGTGACCCGAATCTGCTGAATGTGGTTTTTACCGGTTCAGTTGATAATTGGACACTTTTATCGGAAGGTTGGGCTGGTTACAACGACCTTTCTGCGATCGCCGGACAGTATGCAAAATTCCGATTGGGATTTCATTCCAACGGAAACACGCCTTCAGGTTTCGGTATCAAAATCGATGATTTCAAAATTACTGCTTCTTCTTATGCTGGAATGCCGCCAAGTGATTTGGTTGCTATTCTTTTAAATGATTATTATGTACAACTTTATTGGGGAATGGCAGGAACAGCACCTCTGGAATTCAACATTTATCGGAAATTAGAAAATAATGAATTTGAATTTATCGCTTCCAGTACAGATGTGAATTTTATCGATAATGATCCATTTGAAAATGAAATTAATATCTATGCTGTTACTGCTGTTTTTGCTGAGGGAGAATCTGATTTTTCCAATCTTGAGCGGATCTTCGTTCCCAACCAATCTGCAGAAATTCTGCAACATGATGACGGTACGGTTGAAACTGGAATACTGCTTTTGAATTTACAAAAAGCTGCTGTTTTATTTGAACCAGATTTTTCATCTGGAAATGTCTCATTCACTCATTTACAAATTTATCTCGATTCCATTTCAGATGGGCCGCTCGTTATTTCTGCCTGGCAGAATGACAATGACCTTCCCGATACTGAATTGACCGGATTTCCGATCAGCATAGATGCTGATGAGCTCCAACTTGGCTGGAATACAATTGAAATTCCGTCAAACGCTGTTCAGGAATTCAGTTCCGGCAGCTTCTTTGCCGGTTATATTCAATTTGTAAATTCACCTCAGATCGGTCTGGATGAAGATTCTTCCGGTTTCAGCTACGATAATGCAAATGGCTGGAACATGATCTCTTCGGGTGAATTGATGATAAGAACAATTGTTGATACCGCTCCTGTAAATCCTACAAGTAATGATCCATTAATTCCTGTTGATGATATTCAACTTTCCAATTATCCGAATCCCTTCAATCCCACTACAACGATCAGTTTTAATCTGGTTTCAGAAAAATTTGTGGAACTGGATATTTACAATACGAAGGGGCAATTGGTTCGCAATCTTATTAAGCAAAATTTACCAGCAGGAAATCAGCAGATTATCTGGCAGGGAAAAAATAACTTTGGGCAAGCGGTTGGTAGTGGTGTATATTATTATAAGATAAGAATTGAGAATATAGAAAAAAATAAGAAGATGTTGTTGATGAAATAA
- a CDS encoding C10 family peptidase yields the protein MKKFVIAFVITLLLGSMFAVRIDEDSALQTATQHLRAWDETSRNIESTHYMLDDDDTMLAYVYDLEPEGFIIVSTDTDIKPVVGYSFRNDFTVEDKDRNVGYLFVEADMRSRLAAIPYTNPDIIQANNDLWQQYQNGSISFANSRDTVWPPAGYSATEGWVETEWDQSPSPYNTMCPIDPQNGGRSVTGCVATVIAQILHYHRYIGSVSFNDNDDYYSSYTSPAIHIDDDHVALSFPSFPELNDHLTDAMIAYQLGYPITNDMIAAINFASGIAVQMGYSSNASGAYSSDVHTAFLNKFGYDTATYVGYTNAAFYNDLKIDMMEARPVYFGILSNGGSGHAIICDGWNEDTDYFHLNMGWGGYQNGWYDIPLNMPSGYNQIHSAIRNIEGGTVPFEMTGMVFANNAPLDQTFLTLEGPRYYEFDIDDPNGYFGTDYMHAGTYVATATIELDDGGYYYKTETVQIDENNNTVIIYLDDFTTLSGSVTAPVSAENAHVNVYQNDVLITSGLADASGNFSIPGVMPGTYQAVASLAGSYFEEQFYEVTATNQNIDFNLEEYPNDHVLHFAGDPTDKFQFLSDMSCGIRLAEDDIADYDGDAVAKVSFIAPFNPADGEIYAQIWKGNLLVSEKQVTDFTDGEWADATLEDFAVVDPDAEYYVGYRIHSLGGTIPAAWHDAGPMITGKGGYVRTTGWIPLPGAFDFNLCIKGTIITQTLGSDNNTANIFANDLGNNYPNPFNPTTTINYSLAEDSFVELEIYNVKGQLVKTLVANEQTAGQHSVEWNGKDNLEKDVSSGIYFYKMRAGGRYTSTRKMILLK from the coding sequence ATGAAAAAATTTGTTATAGCATTCGTTATAACTTTGTTATTAGGTTCAATGTTTGCAGTCAGGATCGATGAAGATTCTGCACTTCAAACAGCAACTCAGCATTTACGAGCCTGGGATGAAACTTCACGAAATATTGAAAGTACCCATTATATGCTCGATGATGATGATACAATGCTGGCTTATGTTTACGATCTTGAACCTGAAGGATTTATAATTGTTTCTACCGATACCGATATAAAACCTGTGGTCGGCTATTCTTTCAGAAACGACTTCACTGTAGAAGACAAAGATAGAAATGTGGGATATCTTTTCGTGGAAGCAGATATGCGTTCGCGTTTGGCAGCAATTCCTTATACAAATCCCGATATAATTCAGGCTAACAACGACCTCTGGCAGCAATATCAGAACGGCAGCATCAGTTTTGCCAACAGCCGCGATACAGTTTGGCCTCCGGCTGGTTATTCAGCTACAGAAGGCTGGGTGGAAACTGAGTGGGATCAATCTCCTTCTCCTTACAATACAATGTGCCCGATCGATCCGCAAAATGGCGGTCGTAGTGTAACTGGTTGTGTTGCTACAGTTATTGCCCAAATCCTGCATTATCATCGTTATATCGGATCGGTAAGCTTCAATGACAATGATGACTATTATTCCAGTTATACCAGTCCGGCAATTCACATCGATGATGATCATGTAGCTCTTAGTTTCCCCTCGTTCCCGGAATTGAACGACCATCTTACCGATGCCATGATCGCCTATCAACTTGGCTATCCTATCACAAACGATATGATCGCTGCGATCAATTTTGCTTCCGGTATTGCAGTTCAAATGGGTTACAGTTCAAACGCTTCAGGTGCCTATTCTTCCGACGTTCATACAGCTTTTTTGAATAAATTTGGTTATGATACCGCTACATACGTAGGCTATACAAATGCAGCTTTTTACAACGATCTCAAGATCGACATGATGGAAGCCCGTCCTGTTTATTTTGGCATCCTTTCCAATGGTGGCAGCGGACACGCTATTATTTGTGACGGTTGGAACGAAGACACAGATTACTTCCACCTGAACATGGGTTGGGGCGGCTATCAAAACGGCTGGTATGATATTCCATTGAACATGCCTTCCGGATATAATCAAATTCACTCAGCAATCCGAAACATCGAAGGCGGAACTGTACCATTTGAAATGACTGGCATGGTGTTTGCCAACAATGCGCCATTGGATCAAACTTTCCTTACTTTGGAAGGTCCACGCTACTACGAATTCGACATTGATGATCCAAACGGATATTTCGGCACGGATTATATGCATGCCGGAACTTATGTGGCAACTGCCACAATTGAATTGGATGATGGTGGTTATTACTACAAAACTGAAACTGTTCAAATCGATGAAAATAATAACACTGTAATTATTTATCTGGATGATTTTACAACTTTATCGGGATCAGTTACAGCTCCTGTAAGTGCAGAAAATGCTCATGTGAATGTTTATCAGAATGATGTTCTTATTACTTCTGGTTTGGCAGATGCTTCAGGTAATTTCTCTATTCCGGGTGTAATGCCGGGAACATATCAGGCCGTAGCAAGTTTGGCAGGCAGCTATTTTGAAGAACAGTTCTATGAAGTAACTGCTACAAATCAGAATATTGATTTCAATCTGGAAGAATATCCCAACGATCACGTATTGCATTTTGCTGGCGATCCCACTGATAAATTCCAATTCCTCAGCGATATGAGTTGTGGTATCAGGCTGGCTGAAGATGACATTGCAGATTATGATGGTGATGCAGTAGCAAAAGTAAGTTTCATTGCTCCATTCAATCCTGCTGATGGTGAGATCTATGCTCAGATATGGAAAGGTAATCTGCTTGTTTCTGAAAAGCAGGTTACAGATTTTACAGATGGTGAATGGGCAGATGCTACTTTAGAAGATTTTGCTGTTGTCGATCCTGATGCTGAATATTATGTAGGATATCGAATTCATTCTCTGGGTGGAACCATTCCTGCAGCCTGGCACGATGCAGGTCCTATGATCACAGGAAAAGGTGGATATGTTCGTACAACAGGTTGGATTCCTCTACCGGGAGCTTTTGATTTTAACCTCTGCATCAAGGGAACTATCATAACTCAAACTCTAGGTTCAGATAATAACACAGCAAACATATTCGCAAATGATCTTGGAAATAACTATCCAAATCCATTCAACCCGACCACAACAATCAATTACAGTCTTGCTGAAGACAGTTTTGTAGAACTTGAAATATACAATGTAAAAGGACAGCTGGTAAAAACTCTGGTGGCAAATGAACAAACAGCAGGTCAACATTCAGTAGAATGGAACGGAAAAGATAACCTTGAAAAAGATGTATCTTCCGGAATTTATTTCTACAAAATGCGTGCCGGTGGAAGATATACAAGTACAAGAAAAATGATATTACTTAAATAG
- a CDS encoding S8 family serine peptidase: MKKIIMFLTICLTFSMVAEVPAYDADKYYEKVIVACFEWDAIGNRESVLDYEITDGIVTTGISSFDALAQEFRFTDVQQTIDFVKDLDWNDNGIYPRCIYRIYLEHNDNIEEAIAELQKDPNIIFAEYDPILRIAYEPNDPSYSNQWHHEYIKSELAWDYTTGDDEIVIGIVDSGIMWNHNDLQDNIWVNEAELNSTSGGNPMTINWANGTVSGGNGLDDDGNGKIDDCIGWNFYGSQSNQSYQSYADNDHGTHVAGCAGAVGDNFIGVVGSIMNVKLISSRHAPTNTSSSSIYYGNNGIYYCADSGADIINCSWGGSGGGAASNTAVNYAVAQGSMVVCAAGNDALDIGIYPHYPGNATNAVCVAATGPNSDQKANFSNYGDPVDVSAPGDNIYSTIIANNGYASYGGTSMASPVAAGVAALIKTLHPDLDPMALKQRLEDTCDNIDAVNPDYVGMLGAGRINSFTGCMYDLIPDLHITDYSFFEQTGDGDGLPNPGEIVNLMLEITNTPDWFVAFGVSATISTTNPDVTFLSDTITFPDLTGGDTVWNTSSPFSFETPSDISSYELPLTITFNANDTFDYPYEVDRELTIELTLVQAGWPVSVGGASASAGVIVDLEDDGDKEIIYGDQMGMLHVMNADGTEVIDAIDTGGIITGAVAIGKIDGDEIEDMVIANEAGHVIAYDYNGGTIFDYDCGGSIKGTPMISDVDGDGINEVVAATFIGGQAHVIKNDGTSFANFPAALSGGMLSSPAIGDLNADGNMDIVIATLTGSLDVIDTSTGAQLAGWPYALGMGSWHGPIVANVDSDDEPEVLVGTLGSMFFVINHDGTLLSETNIGNQIKTSIVTSDFDNDGIDDAAFVTANGKVFVVDNQGTPFTNFPVDLGVSVESTPLLADMDDNGTQDIVFGDNSGYLHSIDITGSETVGFPVNLGSTIKTSAAIADTDSDGDIEILVPNQTAYVLVDYKNPTGYVSWANYKRNPRRTGNAYDATTGTNPHNIPTLVDMLGGNYPNPFNPTTNINYSLAEDGLVQIDIFNVKGQLVKHLVSEHQSSGNHLITWNGKDDNNKSVGSGIYFYKMRAGGRYTSTRKMIMLK; the protein is encoded by the coding sequence ATGAAGAAAATTATTATGTTTTTAACGATTTGTCTGACCTTTTCAATGGTAGCAGAAGTACCTGCCTATGATGCAGATAAATATTATGAGAAGGTTATTGTAGCCTGTTTTGAATGGGATGCCATCGGTAATCGCGAGTCTGTTTTAGATTATGAAATCACCGATGGAATCGTGACTACAGGAATATCAAGTTTTGATGCGCTTGCTCAGGAATTTCGTTTTACTGATGTACAGCAAACCATCGATTTTGTAAAAGATCTGGATTGGAATGATAATGGAATTTATCCTCGCTGTATTTATCGAATTTACCTGGAGCATAATGATAATATCGAAGAAGCAATAGCAGAATTACAAAAAGATCCCAATATTATTTTTGCTGAATACGATCCCATATTGCGAATTGCGTACGAACCGAATGATCCATCTTATTCCAATCAATGGCATCATGAATACATAAAGAGTGAACTTGCCTGGGATTATACTACCGGAGATGATGAGATCGTAATTGGAATTGTCGATTCAGGAATAATGTGGAATCATAATGACCTGCAGGATAACATCTGGGTAAACGAAGCAGAATTGAATTCAACTTCAGGTGGAAATCCAATGACCATAAACTGGGCCAATGGAACAGTAAGTGGTGGAAATGGATTGGATGATGATGGCAATGGCAAGATCGATGATTGTATCGGTTGGAATTTTTATGGATCACAGAGCAACCAATCATATCAAAGTTACGCAGATAATGATCATGGAACTCACGTAGCAGGTTGTGCAGGTGCAGTTGGAGATAACTTCATCGGAGTGGTTGGCTCTATTATGAATGTAAAACTTATCTCTTCTCGTCATGCTCCCACAAATACATCATCCAGTAGCATTTACTATGGAAATAACGGGATTTATTATTGTGCCGATTCTGGCGCTGATATTATTAATTGCAGCTGGGGCGGTTCCGGTGGTGGAGCAGCTTCTAATACGGCGGTTAATTATGCGGTTGCTCAAGGTTCTATGGTAGTCTGTGCAGCTGGAAACGATGCCCTGGATATTGGAATTTATCCACATTATCCTGGAAATGCTACAAATGCAGTTTGCGTTGCAGCCACAGGTCCAAACAGCGATCAGAAAGCAAACTTCTCAAATTATGGTGATCCCGTAGATGTTTCCGCTCCTGGAGATAATATCTATTCCACAATTATTGCCAATAATGGCTACGCTTCTTATGGTGGAACTTCCATGGCTTCTCCAGTTGCTGCCGGAGTTGCTGCTCTCATCAAAACTTTGCATCCCGATCTTGATCCGATGGCTCTGAAGCAACGGTTGGAAGATACCTGCGATAATATCGATGCTGTTAATCCTGATTATGTGGGAATGCTGGGCGCTGGCAGAATAAATTCTTTTACTGGTTGCATGTACGATCTTATTCCCGATCTTCATATTACAGATTACAGCTTCTTTGAACAAACAGGAGATGGTGACGGCCTGCCAAATCCTGGAGAAATTGTAAATTTGATGTTGGAAATCACAAATACTCCCGACTGGTTTGTGGCTTTTGGAGTTTCTGCAACCATCAGCACAACAAATCCTGATGTAACATTCCTTTCAGATACAATTACATTCCCAGACTTGACTGGTGGCGATACTGTTTGGAATACATCTTCCCCATTCAGCTTTGAAACTCCCAGTGATATTTCATCTTATGAACTTCCTTTAACAATTACTTTCAATGCAAATGACACTTTCGATTATCCCTACGAAGTTGATAGAGAACTTACAATTGAGTTAACTCTTGTTCAAGCTGGTTGGCCTGTTTCTGTGGGTGGAGCCTCAGCGTCTGCTGGTGTTATTGTCGATTTGGAAGATGATGGAGATAAAGAAATTATCTATGGCGATCAAATGGGAATGCTGCATGTAATGAATGCAGATGGAACAGAAGTTATTGATGCTATCGATACTGGTGGAATAATAACCGGAGCAGTTGCTATTGGCAAAATCGATGGTGATGAAATTGAAGATATGGTTATTGCCAATGAAGCAGGACACGTGATCGCTTACGATTATAATGGTGGAACGATCTTCGATTATGATTGCGGTGGTTCGATAAAAGGAACTCCCATGATTTCTGATGTTGATGGCGATGGCATAAATGAAGTGGTAGCAGCTACATTCATTGGTGGTCAGGCTCATGTTATCAAAAATGACGGAACATCATTCGCCAATTTCCCGGCAGCTCTTAGTGGTGGAATGCTCAGTTCTCCTGCAATCGGAGATTTAAATGCAGATGGAAATATGGATATCGTGATAGCAACTTTGACCGGTTCTCTTGATGTGATCGATACAAGTACGGGAGCACAACTTGCGGGTTGGCCTTATGCTTTGGGAATGGGTTCCTGGCACGGACCGATCGTGGCAAACGTAGATTCTGATGATGAACCCGAAGTTCTGGTGGGAACTCTGGGAAGCATGTTCTTCGTGATAAATCATGATGGAACTCTGCTTTCTGAAACAAACATCGGAAACCAGATCAAAACTTCAATTGTTACATCCGATTTTGATAACGATGGAATTGATGATGCAGCATTCGTAACTGCGAATGGTAAAGTGTTTGTTGTTGATAATCAGGGAACACCATTCACCAACTTCCCTGTAGATCTTGGCGTTAGTGTAGAATCCACTCCGCTTCTGGCAGATATGGACGACAATGGAACACAGGATATTGTTTTTGGTGATAACTCCGGTTATCTTCATTCCATCGATATTACGGGTAGTGAAACGGTTGGTTTTCCGGTTAATCTGGGCTCTACAATAAAAACCAGTGCCGCAATTGCCGATACAGATAGTGATGGTGATATCGAAATTCTGGTTCCAAATCAAACTGCCTACGTTCTGGTAGATTACAAAAATCCAACTGGATATGTTTCCTGGGCAAATTATAAACGCAATCCGCGCAGAACAGGAAATGCCTACGATGCTACAACAGGAACCAATCCACATAATATTCCTACATTGGTTGATATGCTTGGCGGAAACTATCCCAATCCTTTCAATCCAACCACGAATATAAATTACAGCCTTGCAGAAGATGGCCTGGTTCAAATCGATATTTTTAACGTGAAAGGACAGCTGGTTAAGCACCTTGTTTCCGAACATCAAAGTTCAGGAAATCATCTGATTACCTGGAACGGAAAAGATGATAATAACAAATCCGTAGGAAGCGGCATTTATTTCTACAAAATGCGTGCAGGCGGACGTTACACAAGTACTCGCAAAATGATAATGCTTAAATAA